aaaagaaaaaaaaaaatgtcgaGGATGACGATTCTGAAATGGACcaagaaaatgatgaagaagatGAAGGTGACGAGGATGAACCAATAGTTGACGACagtatcaaaaataaagaaacaaataatgaaaataaaaattcaatttCAAAggagataaaaaatatgaatgagTCTACAAAAAACGAGCAAGTTACAGATGCAAATCAAAAGACAGTTCTAAATGAAgataacaaaaattataatgaaacaGATGCAAATTGCTCTAAAATAGTGTCTGATAAAGTAGAAAATACCATTTTGCAAACTACCAAGATTGATCAGGATATTCATGAAGTTAAAGAAAGGGAAGAAAATACAAAGCCCTCTTTAAATGCTTCGGAAAATCATGTAAGACCCTGAATACTGTTTACTCGtgaataaaattgtatagtctttcattatatatacctattacatttgattttttcttACCATTTTAGGATCCCAAACCTGAACAAAATTACGAATCGAACATGTTTACTAtcgataaaaaaatgcacaATAAGttgaataatatagatGGAATACTTCGTGGgttaaatgataaattaagACATCACAaggatttaaaaaatgtaataaaaaaataatttcatcAACATGTTTGGAAATACTttaattgttattttttcgatttttcatttattcattttttgttgtcTACATTTGGATGCTCTAATTCGATAAGCAATTACATCATGCTCAATAtgattttcctttttagcTTGAactaaaattaaaatttgaagCCATGGGAagaatagaaaaatataaaatgtataatgaAGTTATCCAAAAAGCGATAGAAACATTAACTAAGCGTTTAgcaaaagtaaaaataaaaatatatatacttcaCCTAAATGtataccatttttttattgaatattttttcatatgcaatattttttttttttcaggtTAACgatgatttaaataaattaaaagaagtTTCATCCATTTCTCtccaaaaatatatgaatgaaACAGGTGAgtttatcttttatataaatataaatttttatttttaaaagtttGTTGTCTTTTTATTCGatcaacatattttatttcctttttttgtaGGCTATGGATTGGAATCATTAAATTTTCCACAATCGGATTTAGAtccaaaaaaagaaaaaccaAAAACAACTGCATAAGCACATACATGCATAGTATTTTCTAACGGTTctcattatcatttttgtaataacTTATTTTGTATTGAAAAGGGAACCAAGTTGTAAATAGAACGAACGAAGATGacaaatatttcttttacatgtcatatatttattatcctATTGTTTTAGtatttatactatttttcaGATGAAGgggaaattataataatatgctccccccattatataatttgaaaataatttaaaaatttaaaaatttaaaattgaaaatattaaaaagttaagtattaataaacaaattgcttatattttatgtgcatatttatttaacataatccattattttatggaaattgtcaaataaatatataaaccaAAGAATGGcacaacattttttatgtgtaATAAAAgcaataaacaaaaaatttttaattatttaaaataatttataaaattggaattataaacaattccattttattttctgtataaacataaaacaaatttttatgtaagatataaaatgaaatcCATAATATGGTTATAGTTTATTGTCGATTAACTTTTTGCAGGAGCTTTTTGACCTTTTAGTTTGTCTTTATATTTGGATTTCACCTTTTGGAAGTAAAAATCGTAATCATTGATTAATTTAAATCGTTTTACTTTAAAAGTTGGTGTTAAATAATTGGATGTATCCCATATTCCCAttgtgatatatatatcattaattAAGTTATATCTacttaaatttgttttattaaagGTTTCTAAcatatcttttttaatataatcaacatattctttttgtttattaacTTCTTCATCTAGTACTTTATCCACAAACTCTTTTCtagttatatttaatttatcaaatataccatcattttctaaatgttgtgaaaacaaatttttatcaacaGATAAAATTGCCATAGGTCCATCCATTGTATCATCAGCATATGCTACacaataattaatatatggaatcattgaatataaattatttatagtttctgtttctatatattcacCTTGAGATAACTTAAGTAAACCTTTAGATCTATCTAAAAATGTGATAGATCCATTTTGATTAATTTGTACAACATCACctgttttaaaataattatcttTTGCATATGAACTTTTTGTTAAATCATCTTTTAAGAAATATCCTCTAAATAATTGATCGCTTTTAATTAATAGCTCTCCTTTTGGTGGTTTGGATTTAGCATCATATGTTTCCCATGTTGATACTTTATATTCAACAGACTTTACATGAGGTCCACCAACAGTATTATCACTTTTATCTCTAGGGTCTTGTACGAAAATTGGACCAGCTGTTTCGGTCATACCAAACCCttgatatatatcaatatcTAATAGAAGAGATAACTCTTTTTCAACATCGGATGATAATTTTCCACCACCATTAAGAAACATTTTCAATGTTgggtttattttatttcttatttttttagaaataCCTGTGATCGATTCAACAAAGCGATCAAGTTTACCATGTCGATGTGATCTACGTATGTCTAGCGCTTTGTTTACAAAGAATCTTTTTGCTGACGAAAGGTTAGCTATTTCTGTTTGTATACCActgtaaattttattaaaaattttaggAACACCAACTATTACACTTGCTTCTGATCCTAGCATATCAGTActgaaataatttatatcgttactaaatatatttattgaaaTCCCTCTCGATATACAAAAGTATATAACTATTCTTTCTAATACATGTGACATAGGTAGATAAGATAAATGAAATTTTGTTGGAAAGAAATCAAGTAATTTGGAATTATCAGATTCTAAAACtgcattatataaatttttgttaCTTAACATAACACCTTTGGGTTGTCCTGATGTTCCGgaagtataaataatagtacTGATAAAATTTGgcgatttatttttattctttttagCTCCACCGCCCTTAGCCAATTTTTCCATAGCATATTCCATCGTAAATATTTCTATGTTATGTTTTTTTGCAGTTTGTTCAACTTTCATATATGTATcgtataaattttgtttactATTTTCAAGGAGTTCTTTATGTTTTGCTTCTTCAGAAGTAGATGATGAGTCCTTCGTTTTACGGGAACCTTTTAAGGATTTTTGGTCggtattatcatttttatttaattctttttgCTTCTTAGGATCACTATTTGGGATATGATCAAGTATTataagtttttttaaatgggGCAATTCTTTTAATCTTTCTAATAATGATTTTGCATGCTTTAAATCTAAACATAACCATTCTAATTTCgattcatttaaaatattagtaACTTCATCAATACTAAATCTCGAATGCATAACTAAGCTAGTAACACCACTACTCATAGCAGCAAAATCTGCTACTAGCCAATTCATTGAattatttccatatatacctaatattttaaatttaccatcattttctttttcgtcatataatttttcaggAACACCTCCATCATATGAATCTAAAACAGATGAAAATGCATTAGCCTTATCCATCAGATGTTTGTAAGTATATGTTTCAATACGTTTTCCAAATGCATTTTCAACTACTGCAGTCATATTCTGGTTTTTTTGTCCTGTCTCCGTTAAGAAATCAAGAATATGCTTATATCCTGAATCTTGTTTATCTATTGCTTTATAAATATCTGATTCATTTTCGTTGGTTGATGATGTATGCACTTTAGTATACGTAACAAGAccctgttttttttcttggCATTTATACTTCGATGGGACCAGTGCATAAATTATGATCCCCAGCAAGCTATACAGCttcatgttttttattaaaaaattcaattaTAAATAGTTAGATTGACTGTAAACGGTTTGTCATAGATgaacaattatatttttttcatgatATATAAGAACAATGACAATTAAACAAACGGGGAGTTGACAAAAAAGactaaaacataaatattgtGGGTATTCTAGtgcatttgtttttttcaaaacaattttaaacaGCTATTTCTActtcaaaaatatacactAACCCATGTATTCTGAGCAGTAGTTTAACAACTTCAGATTACAGTGAACTATTCTATTTGGCCACGCatgaatttatatatacttatatatgcatacaatCATAAATAgccaaatatatatataacctaacaaaacaaacacaattataatttttttgagaacattcaaattaattataatttataatcctaaaatatatattaatataataatatattttatttacataaatcaacgattttatatataaaatgtaatagGCCTTTggtcatatataataatatgcatgcgtaataatttatttcagcgcttttacatttttccccttaaaaatattaaataggAATATGActtgaaataatataataatttactttattatatacaattattgtaaaaattttattttacatttttattatttatcaaattgttatataacacattttttttatcattattagtGTTGCGGTAAAAGTAggtattgaaaaaaaaaaaataaataattatcatatatttaaaaattgcatattaataaaacaataataataataataaaatatataggaataaataaaaaatcaaagaaaaggaaaaaggtgcctacatatatttgtattgtAGAAATAtccattattttaattgcTTCAAacttatatatgataaaaaaggaatatcATCCCATCTCTCTCTTTATTCAATAGGTAATCCCTTTTTGTTGTCAACTGCAATTTGCAGCAATCCCTTAACATCTATATGTGTAAAACATTAAttgaaaatgtataaataaaaaaaaattggtataatttttatatcctcacactatttattttgtttttttaacttatcaaacaatatatacatacgaATATAATCTTTACagctatatattttttttaaataattataatatatataaaaatatttaacatTACCTTGCCTACAAATAGGGCATTTTGTGTTTTGCATCCTAACAATATTAGCacactttaaaaaaaaataatagtaaaaaaaatgttaatatgtttgataatatttacatatattacatatttggCATGAACAactaataattatttcgaTATCAAATATTAGGTGTGTATTAAAAAGGTGCATAACCCCTTTTcatgtaaatataacagcatatataaatttaaaacatatttaaattaccGTATTGCAAAGACACATATGCCTACATGGCAATATAGCAGTGTTTCGTTCTTCTGTAAGGCAAATTACGCATtctctaaaaaaaataaatcagaGTGATATGTGCAATGTATACATGTGTagttatacatatattatcataaacCCGTTTCAacgaattaaatattactTTCCAGAGAGAGAAGCATCAACTGGGTTGGGCTGGGGAGtatttgatttttcaaTTCCAAAAATCTCTTGAAcctcaaaatatttatttgcaaattgtattttttgcCTATAAAGAACAATTCGATATTCTTTTGCTGATTTTTGGTTTTCTTTTGTGCCTTTTTCTTCTAAATACGCATAATTATATTGGGCCTGAGGTACTGGTGTACCTATAGCTTTAAGAACTATCAAAATtggtattatatattcataatttggTTTCGATTTTAAATCGtttatatcaaataaatttaagtTAATTCCTTCATCGGGTTGGCTTATATacatttgatttatttctttcGGAAATACTTTTGTaatagttttatatttccctGGAGAGTAACTGCATATTGTAACAACGGggtaaaacataaatataatataatggaatatataaatgtgcaTATGCGTGCTCCTAAGAGAGTTTGCCATATCCCTCTTAGCAGTTGTAGACCAAAGTTTGTACTAGCTATGAAGTAAAACCTAATTTCATAACCTATTGGTACatgtattatatgcatttttcaGTTTAATTCTTACAATAATTCTCGTCTTTCTGTATATCCTTCTTTGCAACAAAAATGGATTGATATTTCAACGTCATAAAGAGcgtcaaaaaaaaaatttattaaataaacattATTCCCATCATTAATAATTTGCAATGTCTTTCTTCGTAAATTTACATAGTTTCGAACTACAGAGGTCCTTTggacatttatatttggtCCTTGGGGCGGTAGGTCATACAATTGGTCACTGCTTGTTCTCTACATATGGAAGTTATTGTGTATATAAACAtgtttaaatgaaaatgtgCTGAATTTCAtgtaaaatttatgtaataaaGTTAAAGAAAAGTGAAAACTATTGTGCTTACACTAATGATAGGGGGATTAAATTGGAACGATCTTGTCTATCGAAAAAAAGAGAAGATGAACAATATCAAAgtttatgaataaaataatatgcacTGTGCagttaaaatatgataatattatatgaataataaaacattttttcatattttaattttcacAAATcttacattattattttcataatcatcatctatattattatttgggGTAGAATTGATTATTCCCATTATACATAAtcaaacaaatttatatagcatttttttgatatataataagtGGATACTTTGgtatattttctttgatGCCCATTCCACATGCACACGTGGATCTGTTTGAAAGGTGGCTGTCCgagtattatttatatgtgaTACAACCAAGGTTTCCCTTTTGTTAGGGTATTGCAATTCACAAATTCACATAAAATTGATTTTTGGAAGTATATCAGATATTTTAACGAAAACAAAATCTGATAAAGCCATAAATGAGAACAAGTGCaatcaaatataaataacttTTAGACCAATTTAAAATGAGACTAGTAAAATATACTTTCACAtgcttaataaaaaatattcaagtTTCAtaagttaaaaatatgaattgcCAAAtttaaaggaaaataaGGATGTagtatgaaaaataataatttatttaaaatttataatgcTAAAAgggaataatatatatgagtCATGCttacaattaaaaaaaaaacaaaaaaactttaaagaataacaaaatatattgactccaaaaatgaaattaataaaaattatggaaaataaaaaataaatatttttaaaggatatttatatgtaatcaagttttgtttaatttttatagcataaatttaattaccCTTTATATGTAGTAATTTTAAAAGGGAAATATTATGCGGGCAATAAATGGGTAATGGGaaaagatataatatatatatgtatgattatggaaaattgtaaattatatatcaaagaataatttttacaaattattaacagTTTTACCTAAGGCaactaaataaataaattacatTATGTATAGCCATTTTAATTATGCTTTTTGCATA
This portion of the Plasmodium chabaudi chabaudi strain AS genome assembly, chromosome: 3 genome encodes:
- a CDS encoding acyl-CoA synthetase, putative, with protein sequence MKLYSLLGIIIYALVPSKYKCQEKKQGLVTYTKVHTSSTNENESDIYKAIDKQDSGYKHILDFLTETGQKNQNMTAVVENAFGKRIETYTYKHLMDKANAFSSVLDSYDGGVPEKLYDEKENDGKFKILGIYGNNSMNWLVADFAAMSSGVTSLVMHSRFSIDEVTNILNESKLEWLCLDLKHAKSLLERLKELPHLKKLIILDHIPNSDPKKQKELNKNDNTDQKSLKGSRKTKDSSSTSEEAKHKELLENSKQNLYDTYMKVEQTAKKHNIEIFTMEYAMEKLAKGGGAKKNKNKSPNFISTIIYTSGTSGQPKGVMLSNKNLYNAVLESDNSKLLDFFPTKFHLSYLPMSHVLERIVIYFCISRGISINIFSNDINYFSTDMLGSEASVIVGVPKIFNKIYSGIQTEIANLSSAKRFFVNKALDIRRSHRHGKLDRFVESITGISKKIRNKINPTLKMFLNGGGKLSSDVEKELSLLLDIDIYQGFGMTETAGPIFVQDPRDKSDNTVGGPHVKSVEYKVSTWETYDAKSKPPKGELLIKSDQLFRGYFLKDDLTKSSYAKDNYFKTGDVVQINQNGSITFLDRSKGLLKLSQGEYIETETINNLYSMIPYINYCVAYADDTMDGPMAILSVDKNLFSQHLENDGIFDKLNITRKEFVDKVLDEEVNKQKEYVDYIKKDMLETFNKTNLSRYNLINDIYITMGIWDTSNYLTPTFKVKRFKLINDYDFYFQKVKSKYKDKLKGQKAPAKS
- a CDS encoding RING zinc finger protein, putative, giving the protein MGIINSTPNNNIDDDYENNNTRSFQFNPPIISRTSSDQLYDLPPQGPNINVQRTSVVRNYVNLRRKTLQIINDGNNVYLINFFFDALYDVEISIHFCCKEGYTERRELFYSPGKYKTITKVFPKEINQMYISQPDEGINLNLFDINDLKSKPNYEYIIPILIVLKAIGTPVPQAQYNYAYLEEKGTKENQKSAKEYRIVLYRQKIQFANKYFEVQEIFGIEKSNTPQPNPVDASLSGKECVICLTEERNTAILPCRHMCLCNTCANIVRMQNTKCPICRQDVKGLLQIAVDNKKGLPIE